Proteins from a genomic interval of Thermoanaerobaculia bacterium:
- a CDS encoding glycosyltransferase, producing the protein MKIALVWNGPVALDRISFRHENYQAGWEALGHDAVLVTARDLVGSFAGRTHLVAARAELERVETWRELAADVAVGVTWHRMSGMLAAIRAAGTQVVAIADSDGQVGFAAHPRISWLRIGAYQTTLSGRLRALRYFCRRFAASAARRDPEELDFLASTRASDRVVLGSAPAIVCFSRFLRQQRAGDLAERLREAPFAVPESFCTRPLAENAARADRVVAIGRWSDPQKDASLLAAALARFFLRRETTEVVLFGAEPERAFGELARREPRLRLAGIQEPHVVAETLAQSRAALFSSRWETGPHVATEALALGTTLISVPMPNLEGMIDGGRFGTLAASRSPKALAGALAAELAEWDAGHRDASEIARQGRARFSPVAVARTLLETLAG; encoded by the coding sequence ATGAAGATCGCTCTCGTCTGGAACGGCCCCGTCGCGCTCGATCGCATCTCCTTCCGCCACGAGAACTACCAGGCGGGCTGGGAGGCCCTCGGGCACGACGCCGTGCTGGTGACCGCGCGGGACCTGGTGGGGAGCTTCGCCGGCCGTACCCACCTCGTCGCCGCCCGCGCGGAGCTGGAACGGGTCGAAACCTGGCGCGAGCTTGCCGCCGACGTCGCCGTTGGTGTGACCTGGCACCGCATGTCCGGCATGCTCGCGGCGATTCGAGCAGCCGGAACGCAAGTCGTGGCGATCGCCGACTCCGACGGCCAGGTCGGGTTCGCGGCCCATCCGCGCATCTCCTGGTTGCGCATCGGCGCCTATCAAACGACGCTCTCCGGTCGCCTGCGTGCCCTGCGGTATTTCTGCCGCCGCTTCGCCGCCAGCGCGGCGCGCCGAGATCCGGAAGAGCTCGACTTCCTCGCCAGCACCCGCGCCTCGGACCGCGTCGTGCTGGGCAGCGCGCCGGCGATCGTCTGCTTCAGCCGTTTCCTGCGCCAGCAGCGGGCCGGCGACCTCGCGGAGCGCTTGCGCGAGGCGCCGTTCGCAGTCCCGGAGTCGTTCTGCACCCGGCCACTGGCGGAGAACGCAGCCAGGGCCGACCGGGTCGTCGCCATCGGCCGCTGGAGCGATCCGCAGAAGGACGCGTCCCTGCTCGCCGCCGCACTGGCCCGGTTCTTCCTGCGCCGAGAGACGACCGAGGTCGTCCTTTTCGGCGCCGAACCAGAGCGCGCTTTCGGCGAGCTCGCCCGCCGGGAGCCACGGTTGCGCCTCGCCGGGATCCAGGAACCCCACGTAGTCGCCGAGACTCTGGCGCAGAGCCGCGCTGCGCTCTTCTCCTCGCGCTGGGAGACCGGCCCGCACGTCGCGACCGAAGCGCTGGCGCTCGGCACGACGCTGATCTCCGTGCCGATGCCCAATCTCGAGGGGATGATCGACGGCGGGAGATTCGGCACTCTCGCCGCGAGCCGCAGCCCGAAGGCGCTGGCCGGTGCGCTCGCCGCCGAGCTCGCAGAATGGGACGCCGGACACCGCGACGCCAGCGAGATCGCACGCCAGGGTCGCGCGCGCTTCTCGCCCGTGGCGGTCGCTCGCACCCTCCTCGAAACCCTCGCGGGCTAA
- the mazG gene encoding nucleoside triphosphate pyrophosphohydrolase, which yields MSDPTSIDVTAPLSPTDLARLTALVARLRAPDGCPWDREQTLPDLRAYLLEEAHEVAAALDSGDPAELAGELGDLLFQIVFIARLVEEAGGFRLGTALDAVEAKMIARHPHVFGGESLASAREVREAWERRKVRSLQGERRSLLDGATAASLPALVAAYRLTQKAAGVGFDWREAGEVVTKLDEEIVELKELLSTPEGVERTDAATLKQRRTEEVGDLLFTVANLARHLEIDPEGALAAANLKFRRRFAAVEAGLARVGRSVAEASLDEMEEQWQAAKRDEDLSRRSPG from the coding sequence ATGTCAGATCCGACCTCAATCGACGTAACCGCCCCCCTCTCGCCGACGGACCTCGCCCGCTTGACCGCCCTGGTCGCGCGCCTGCGCGCCCCCGACGGCTGCCCCTGGGATCGGGAACAGACCCTACCCGATTTGCGGGCCTATCTGCTCGAAGAGGCGCATGAAGTCGCAGCGGCGCTCGACAGCGGCGATCCCGCCGAGCTCGCCGGCGAGCTCGGTGACCTGCTCTTCCAGATCGTCTTCATCGCCCGGCTCGTCGAAGAGGCCGGAGGATTCCGCCTCGGCACGGCGCTCGACGCCGTCGAGGCCAAGATGATCGCCCGCCACCCGCACGTCTTCGGCGGCGAGTCCCTGGCTTCGGCCAGGGAGGTGCGCGAGGCCTGGGAGCGCCGCAAGGTGCGTAGCCTGCAAGGCGAACGCCGCTCGCTCCTCGACGGCGCCACCGCCGCGTCGCTGCCCGCGCTCGTCGCCGCCTATCGCCTGACGCAGAAAGCCGCCGGAGTCGGGTTCGACTGGCGCGAGGCGGGCGAGGTCGTCACCAAGCTCGACGAGGAGATCGTCGAGCTCAAGGAGCTCCTGTCGACGCCCGAGGGCGTGGAGAGGACCGACGCGGCAACCCTCAAGCAGCGGCGGACCGAGGAGGTGGGAGACCTCCTCTTCACTGTCGCCAACCTCGCCCGGCATCTCGAGATCGACCCGGAGGGGGCGCTCGCCGCCGCCAACCTCAAGTTCCGGCGGCGCTTCGCGGCGGTCGAAGCCGGCCTCGCCCGCGTCGGCAGGAGCGTCGCCGAAGCCTCGCTCGACGAGATGGAAGAGCAGTGGCAGGCGGCGAAGCGCGACGAAGACCTTTCCAGGCGATCGCCCGGCTGA
- a CDS encoding DUF1844 domain-containing protein encodes MFTPDGRVREDYAAQDETSSEATAPTPVPPEPPVPLGPETPEPTVALESPSEPAASGARLELPGSPAGLGPGFLDLVELLAQPVPFYLGDAALPDGQSVENLEMARLHIDMLDVLRQRTAGNLTADELAVLEDLLYQLRMRYVQKRG; translated from the coding sequence ATGTTCACTCCCGACGGGCGAGTGCGGGAGGACTACGCCGCGCAGGACGAGACCTCGTCGGAGGCAACAGCCCCGACGCCCGTTCCACCCGAGCCGCCCGTTCCGCTCGGTCCGGAGACGCCGGAGCCCACCGTCGCGCTCGAGTCGCCGTCCGAGCCCGCGGCCTCTGGCGCTCGCCTCGAGCTCCCGGGCAGTCCCGCCGGGCTCGGTCCGGGCTTCCTCGACCTCGTCGAGTTGCTGGCCCAGCCGGTGCCTTTCTACCTCGGCGACGCGGCGCTGCCCGACGGCCAGTCGGTGGAGAACCTGGAAATGGCGCGGCTCCACATCGACATGCTCGACGTGCTGCGCCAACGCACGGCCGGCAACCTCACAGCCGACGAGCTGGCAGTGCTCGAGGATCTGCTCTATCAACTGCGGATGCGCTATGTCCAGAAGCGCGGCTGA
- a CDS encoding tetratricopeptide repeat protein, which produces MSRSAAEVGGRSLRRRHGYLLGILLSLAAIAPPVAGQGAGPTAGFELTRGTQHALHRLQESWLQWVGSFYQDNPAKADEALRALDASARQVGMTRLVDFSLGAAALGLQSGREGRFDRAQWALAAAERLDPKRPEIAFARAALAEEQGSYLTAARQTAAGFVRLLSSTERGLFLANLTFWLLAVLLLAAALFVLVQVATKGSAVVADLHRTLLRKMAPASAVLCVGLALLWPLALPGGPLWLLLYWSALLWGYESPSERWATVVVWLLAGCVPWIAAIEQQRIAVALSPPMRALANLSEGRLYGGLFADLQVLRAAIGGEPAVLELVADVNRTLGQWDEARVIYRKVLELEPQNVSVLLNLGAYHFRKADFAIANEYFLRAASLVPPAAGAFYDLSLSYSETYQFEESRKALAQAKEIDAELVDRWVRTPNPDRVLAFNGGLARRDEIRRLLVDAWADAPAGGSTASRRDAGWASLAGAGLAAALGVALYFVRRKRGFGQPSSWLAWRSDPFSRWLRAFFPALSQAELGEGGKVGLSVLVFSLVAMLPLLLSLGVVLPLGSSLAAALPWALFALGLLLYVGFRLRSELGERE; this is translated from the coding sequence ATGTCCAGAAGCGCGGCTGAGGTCGGCGGGCGGTCACTCCGTCGCCGGCACGGGTACCTCCTCGGAATTCTCCTGTCGCTCGCCGCGATCGCGCCGCCGGTTGCGGGCCAGGGCGCCGGCCCGACGGCCGGTTTCGAGCTTACCCGTGGCACCCAGCATGCGCTGCATCGACTGCAGGAGTCCTGGCTCCAGTGGGTCGGCAGCTTCTACCAGGACAATCCGGCAAAGGCCGACGAAGCCCTGCGCGCGCTCGACGCCAGCGCCCGGCAGGTCGGTATGACGCGGCTGGTGGATTTTTCGCTCGGCGCCGCGGCGCTGGGTCTGCAATCGGGCCGGGAGGGCCGGTTCGACCGCGCGCAGTGGGCGCTCGCGGCGGCGGAGAGGCTCGATCCGAAGCGCCCCGAGATCGCCTTCGCCCGGGCTGCGCTGGCCGAGGAGCAGGGCTCCTACCTGACTGCGGCCAGGCAGACGGCCGCCGGTTTCGTCCGCCTGCTGAGCTCGACGGAACGCGGCCTCTTTCTCGCCAACCTCACCTTCTGGCTACTCGCCGTCCTGCTCCTCGCCGCGGCGCTCTTCGTGCTCGTCCAGGTGGCGACGAAAGGCAGCGCGGTGGTCGCTGACCTGCATCGGACCCTGCTGCGCAAGATGGCCCCGGCAAGCGCCGTGCTGTGCGTGGGGCTCGCGCTGCTCTGGCCGCTCGCGCTGCCGGGGGGGCCGCTCTGGCTGTTGCTCTACTGGTCGGCACTGCTCTGGGGCTACGAGAGTCCCAGTGAACGGTGGGCGACTGTGGTTGTCTGGCTCCTCGCCGGATGCGTGCCGTGGATCGCGGCCATCGAGCAGCAACGCATCGCCGTCGCGCTCTCTCCGCCGATGCGGGCCCTCGCCAATCTCTCCGAAGGACGGCTCTACGGCGGCCTGTTCGCCGATCTGCAGGTCCTGCGGGCAGCGATCGGCGGCGAACCGGCGGTCCTCGAACTGGTCGCGGACGTGAATCGGACCCTCGGCCAGTGGGACGAAGCCCGGGTGATCTACCGCAAGGTGCTGGAGCTCGAGCCGCAGAACGTCTCGGTGCTGCTCAATCTCGGCGCCTACCACTTCCGCAAGGCGGACTTCGCGATCGCCAACGAGTACTTCCTGCGTGCGGCGAGCCTGGTCCCGCCGGCAGCCGGGGCGTTCTACGACCTGTCGCTCTCGTACTCCGAGACCTACCAGTTCGAGGAGTCGCGCAAGGCGCTCGCCCAGGCCAAGGAGATCGATGCGGAGCTCGTGGACCGCTGGGTGCGGACGCCGAATCCCGACCGCGTGCTGGCGTTCAACGGGGGCCTGGCGCGCCGGGACGAAATCCGTCGGCTGCTCGTCGACGCCTGGGCAGATGCCCCGGCGGGTGGCTCCACGGCCTCTCGCCGGGACGCCGGCTGGGCCTCCCTGGCGGGCGCCGGCCTCGCTGCTGCCCTGGGTGTGGCGCTCTACTTCGTGCGTCGCAAGAGAGGGTTCGGCCAACCCAGTTCCTGGCTGGCCTGGCGCTCGGATCCGTTTTCGCGCTGGCTGCGCGCCTTCTTTCCGGCGCTCTCGCAGGCGGAGCTGGGGGAAGGCGGCAAGGTCGGGCTGAGCGTCCTCGTCTTCTCGCTGGTGGCGATGCTGCCGCTCCTCCTGTCGCTCGGTGTCGTGCTGCCGCTCGGCAGCAGCCTCGCGGCTGCGCTGCCTTGGGCGCTCTTCGCCCTGGGACTCCTGCTCTACGTCGGGTTCCGCTTGCGCAGCGAGCTCGGAGAGAGAGAGTAG
- a CDS encoding DUF4388 domain-containing protein, protein MALEGDLQVFRLPDILQLIAQQQKTGILTVQGEHDILAVSFLRGEIVAADALNQNFEEGLGEVLASQGLVRPEDFARVSEGHKVSGQRLADYLVDQSILSRQQLLGALRHQTYRLLLQVLRWREGEFKFYSGEEVSFEEGVQPISIEELLMRSIGDLLGEGTLSGTLPHGFVAYERLPSARALRLLGRDGDLPGTSPDEVWISADDERVLGLLDGRATAAEVAQSSGLGEYKTLYSLFRLLQAGLVRPRSATPPGGQPGVEPEPEEPAPAPAPLPPRRRAAAIEKIELPVESASSSSGARVGRLLGVACAGGLAALLFLATAYSVHLLFSFPWLRGERLAFERQVRVSQALRIDRAARTYFLLEGEYPPRLEELVERRLLPRRALTGSFGDGLGYEVDAISYTLRPRAGASGESPRIVTETISGDFAVDPEFFRGLREEEGIPLVLLD, encoded by the coding sequence ATGGCGCTCGAAGGTGACCTCCAGGTCTTCCGGCTGCCGGACATCCTGCAGCTGATCGCACAGCAGCAAAAGACCGGCATTCTGACCGTCCAGGGGGAGCACGACATCCTGGCCGTCTCGTTCCTGCGCGGCGAGATCGTCGCCGCCGACGCGCTCAACCAGAATTTCGAGGAGGGCCTGGGGGAGGTGCTGGCCAGTCAGGGCCTCGTCCGCCCGGAGGATTTCGCGCGCGTCTCGGAGGGTCACAAAGTGTCCGGACAGCGGCTGGCCGACTACCTCGTCGATCAGTCGATCCTGTCGCGGCAGCAGCTGCTCGGAGCCCTGCGCCACCAGACGTACCGCTTGCTGTTGCAGGTCCTGCGTTGGCGCGAAGGCGAGTTCAAGTTCTATTCCGGTGAAGAGGTCTCGTTCGAAGAGGGCGTTCAGCCGATCTCGATCGAAGAGCTGCTCATGCGGTCGATCGGCGACCTGTTGGGTGAGGGAACTCTCTCCGGTACCCTGCCGCACGGCTTCGTCGCCTACGAGCGCCTTCCTTCCGCTCGCGCTCTTCGCCTCCTCGGTCGCGATGGCGACCTCCCGGGGACCTCTCCGGATGAGGTCTGGATCAGCGCCGACGACGAGAGGGTGCTCGGCCTCCTGGACGGCCGGGCGACCGCCGCCGAGGTCGCGCAATCCAGCGGCCTGGGCGAGTACAAGACGCTCTATAGCCTCTTCCGCCTCCTCCAGGCCGGACTCGTCCGGCCCCGCTCGGCGACCCCTCCGGGAGGGCAGCCCGGGGTCGAACCGGAGCCGGAGGAGCCGGCACCGGCACCGGCGCCGCTGCCGCCGCGCCGACGGGCCGCTGCCATCGAGAAGATCGAGCTGCCGGTCGAGTCCGCCAGCTCCTCCAGCGGAGCGCGGGTCGGCCGTCTCCTTGGGGTCGCCTGTGCGGGTGGCCTGGCAGCTCTCCTCTTCCTGGCGACGGCCTACTCCGTCCACCTGCTCTTCTCCTTTCCCTGGCTGCGCGGTGAGCGCCTCGCCTTCGAACGCCAGGTGAGGGTCTCCCAGGCGCTGCGGATCGATCGCGCGGCGCGCACTTACTTCCTCCTGGAAGGCGAGTACCCTCCCCGGCTCGAGGAGCTCGTCGAGCGACGGCTCCTGCCGCGGCGGGCCCTGACGGGTTCCTTCGGCGACGGCCTGGGCTACGAGGTGGATGCGATCTCCTACACCCTCCGGCCGCGCGCCGGGGCCTCCGGCGAGAGCCCGAGGATCGTGACCGAGACCATCTCGGGCGATTTCGCAGTCGATCCCGAGTTCTTCCGCGGCTTGCGGGAGGAAGAGGGGATTCCGCTCGTCCTGCTCGACTGA
- the dnaK gene encoding molecular chaperone DnaK, which produces MSKIIGIDLGTTNSVVAIMEGGEAKVLANAEGSRTTPSVVGFTKSGERLVGQVAKRQSVTNPRNTVFSIKRFMGRHFNEVGEELKMVPYKVESAENGDCRVSIDGKLFSPPEISAMILGKLKQAAEDYLGEKVTEAVITVPAYFNDAQRQATKDAGKIAGLDVKRLVNEPTAAALAYGLDKKKDQTIAVYDFGGGTFDISILEVGDGVVEVKATNGDTHLGGDNIDQRVIEWLLEEFKKQEGIDLGKDPMAMQRLREAAEKAKIELSSAMETEVNLPFITADQNGPKHLNLKLTRAKLEQLVEAIIRRSAGPCRQALKDSGLDIGDIHEVVLVGGQTRMPAIQALVKEVFGREPSKGVNPDEVVAVGAAVQGGVLRGDVKDMLLLDVTPLSLGIETLGGVFTRLIERNTTIPTRKSEVFSTASDSQTQVEVHVLQGEREMAAGNRTLGRFNLVGIPPAPRGVPQVEVTFDIDANGIVNVSAKDRGTGKEQKITITASSGLAEDEIKKMVYDAEAHAGEDKQRRKAVEARNRIDGLIYSTEKNLAEHKEKLSAGELGELESALAEAKKAMESEDGTVIEAAEQRLTQASHKLAEAMYKNAGTPGGAEGAAGGAAGAPGGAGAGNEDVIDAEVVDAETKSN; this is translated from the coding sequence ATGAGCAAGATCATCGGAATCGACCTTGGCACCACGAACAGCGTGGTCGCCATCATGGAGGGTGGCGAGGCCAAGGTCCTCGCCAACGCCGAGGGCAGTCGCACCACGCCGTCGGTGGTCGGCTTCACCAAGAGCGGCGAGCGCCTGGTTGGCCAGGTCGCCAAGCGGCAGTCGGTGACCAATCCGCGCAACACTGTCTTCTCGATCAAGCGATTCATGGGCCGGCACTTCAACGAGGTCGGCGAAGAGCTGAAGATGGTCCCGTACAAGGTGGAAAGCGCCGAAAACGGCGATTGCCGGGTTTCGATCGACGGCAAGCTCTTTTCGCCGCCGGAGATCTCGGCGATGATCCTCGGCAAGCTCAAGCAGGCGGCCGAGGACTACCTCGGCGAGAAGGTCACCGAGGCGGTGATCACCGTGCCGGCCTACTTCAACGACGCGCAGCGCCAGGCCACGAAGGACGCCGGCAAGATCGCCGGCCTCGACGTCAAGCGCCTGGTCAACGAGCCGACGGCGGCTGCGCTCGCCTACGGCCTCGACAAGAAGAAGGACCAGACCATCGCGGTCTACGACTTCGGCGGCGGCACCTTCGACATCTCGATCCTCGAGGTCGGCGACGGCGTGGTCGAAGTGAAGGCCACCAACGGTGACACCCACCTGGGCGGCGACAACATCGACCAGCGGGTCATCGAGTGGCTGCTCGAGGAGTTCAAGAAGCAGGAGGGGATCGACCTCGGCAAGGATCCGATGGCGATGCAGCGCCTGCGTGAGGCGGCGGAGAAGGCGAAGATCGAGCTCTCTTCGGCGATGGAGACCGAGGTCAACCTGCCGTTCATCACCGCCGACCAGAACGGCCCGAAGCATCTCAACCTCAAGCTGACCCGCGCCAAGCTCGAACAACTGGTCGAGGCGATCATCCGACGTTCGGCCGGCCCCTGCCGGCAGGCCCTCAAGGACTCGGGCCTCGACATCGGTGACATCCATGAGGTCGTGCTGGTCGGCGGCCAGACCCGCATGCCCGCGATCCAGGCGCTGGTCAAGGAGGTCTTCGGGCGGGAACCCTCGAAGGGCGTCAATCCGGACGAAGTGGTCGCGGTCGGCGCGGCCGTCCAGGGCGGCGTGCTGCGAGGCGACGTCAAGGACATGCTGCTGCTCGACGTCACGCCGCTTTCGCTCGGCATCGAGACGCTGGGCGGGGTCTTCACCCGGCTGATCGAGCGCAACACGACGATTCCGACCAGGAAGAGCGAAGTCTTCTCGACGGCGTCGGACAGTCAGACCCAGGTCGAGGTGCACGTTCTGCAGGGCGAGCGCGAGATGGCGGCCGGCAACCGGACGCTGGGGCGCTTCAATCTGGTCGGCATCCCGCCGGCGCCGCGCGGCGTGCCGCAGGTCGAGGTCACCTTCGACATCGACGCCAACGGCATCGTCAACGTCTCGGCCAAGGATCGCGGCACCGGCAAGGAGCAGAAGATCACCATCACGGCCTCGTCCGGCCTGGCGGAGGACGAGATCAAGAAGATGGTCTACGACGCCGAGGCCCACGCCGGCGAGGACAAGCAGCGCCGCAAGGCGGTCGAGGCGAGGAACCGGATCGACGGCCTCATCTACTCGACGGAGAAGAACCTCGCAGAGCACAAGGAGAAGCTCTCGGCCGGTGAGTTGGGCGAGCTCGAGTCGGCCCTCGCGGAGGCGAAGAAGGCCATGGAGAGCGAGGACGGCACGGTGATCGAAGCGGCCGAGCAGCGGCTCACCCAGGCGTCGCACAAGCTGGCGGAAGCGATGTACAAGAACGCCGGAACGCCCGGCGGGGCGGAAGGGGCGGCCGGCGGCGCCGCCGGGGCGCCGGGCGGTGCCGGCGCGGGCAACGAAGACGTGATCGATGCCGAAGTGGTCGACGCCGAAACGAAGTCCAACTGA
- a CDS encoding MerR family transcriptional regulator, whose product MISVVAEQYGIHPQTLRLYEREGLIVPARSAGNTRLYDQRAIERLEAILTLTRDLGVNLAGVEVILNLRDQLTTLEAEMSRVAAELRRELRSRPPEIDRARALVPAAPRALVRR is encoded by the coding sequence ATGATCTCGGTGGTCGCCGAGCAGTACGGAATTCACCCTCAGACCTTGAGGCTCTACGAGCGCGAAGGGCTGATCGTGCCCGCACGGAGCGCCGGCAACACCCGGCTCTATGACCAGCGGGCGATCGAGCGTCTGGAGGCGATTCTCACCCTCACCCGCGACCTCGGCGTGAATCTCGCCGGGGTCGAGGTCATCCTCAACCTCCGCGACCAGCTGACCACGCTCGAAGCCGAGATGTCCCGGGTCGCCGCCGAGCTGCGTCGCGAGCTCCGCTCGCGGCCACCCGAGATCGACCGTGCCCGGGCCCTCGTCCCCGCCGCGCCTCGCGCCCTGGTGCGGCGGTAG
- a CDS encoding ATP-binding protein, producing MADPIAKPDCPQCEGRGWLVAADGGAGTARPCPCRKEMLIPRLLETSGIPPRYKDCTLGGFKLTGHSTSTVLPLHEAKERCTRYVHEFLNADGTFRQTGLLLVGPPGTGKTHLAAAILGALIRKYSVRGRFVDFSSLISQIQSTFDPSSPESKHDVLDPVMNAELLVIDELGAQNPTPFVKDTLYLVLNHRYTHRLPTIFTSNFRLQLAQNSNLGSRDLLEERLTAPLLSRLFEMAEVIALDADDYRRAPGAKPGRAEAGRA from the coding sequence GTGGCGGATCCGATAGCGAAACCCGACTGTCCGCAATGTGAGGGGAGAGGATGGCTGGTCGCCGCCGATGGTGGCGCCGGCACGGCTCGCCCCTGCCCCTGCCGCAAAGAGATGCTCATTCCCCGGTTGCTCGAGACCTCCGGCATTCCGCCGCGCTACAAGGACTGCACTCTCGGGGGGTTCAAGCTGACCGGCCACTCGACATCGACGGTCCTGCCGCTGCACGAGGCGAAAGAGCGCTGCACCCGGTATGTCCACGAATTCCTGAACGCCGACGGGACCTTCCGGCAGACCGGACTTCTGCTGGTCGGGCCGCCGGGAACGGGAAAGACCCATCTGGCGGCGGCGATCCTCGGGGCCCTGATCCGCAAGTACAGCGTGCGCGGACGCTTCGTCGACTTCTCGTCGCTGATCAGCCAGATCCAGTCCACCTTCGACCCCTCCTCGCCGGAGTCCAAGCACGATGTCCTCGATCCCGTGATGAATGCGGAGCTCCTCGTGATCGACGAGCTGGGCGCGCAGAATCCGACGCCGTTCGTGAAGGACACCCTCTATCTCGTCCTCAACCATCGCTATACCCACCGGCTGCCAACGATCTTCACCAGCAATTTTCGCCTCCAGCTCGCCCAGAATTCGAACCTGGGCAGCCGGGATCTGCTCGAGGAGCGATTGACCGCGCCCCTGCTGTCGCGCCTCTTCGAGATGGCCGAGGTGATCGCGCTCGACGCGGATGACTATCGCCGGGCGCCGGGTGCGAAACCGGGTCGCGCCGAAGCGGGTCGCGCGTGA